In a single window of the Terriglobia bacterium genome:
- a CDS encoding ABC transporter permease — protein sequence MKLIEAREIVMLALDSLRKSKLRSALTILGIVIGVMTVISVTSVIRGLNATVSAQIEEIGSNVIFIYRFNWATLGRQPSEVFQRKELTFEDSLAIREIPGVKAVDPALRIFKPDFGAGTFSARYGNNISKNAILQGDYAGSREVWDIQMYQGRWFSDYEDEHKSPVVVLGYDTAETLFPRLDPIGKEIDVEGAKLMVIGVAEKRKQGLGGGANPEDNILMLPLGTFRKLHPEYKDFLISVRVDNQEAMPEVIDRIEELLRRRRRVPPSKPNDFAIFTQDAFTDLWNQISSGVFTVMGLIAGISLLVGGVGVMNIMLVSVTERTREIGVRKAIGARKRDILWQFVLEAMTLTAVGGVIGVLVGSAIALLLRIFFPALPAEVSPFWLLAGLITSVTVGLIFGIYPAWKAARLNPIDALRYE from the coding sequence ATGAAACTCATCGAAGCCAGAGAAATCGTTATGCTCGCCCTGGATTCCCTGCGGAAATCGAAGTTGCGATCCGCACTCACGATTCTGGGCATTGTGATCGGCGTGATGACGGTCATTTCAGTGACTTCGGTGATCCGCGGCCTGAACGCAACGGTCAGCGCCCAGATTGAGGAGATCGGGTCCAACGTGATCTTTATCTACCGGTTCAATTGGGCGACGCTGGGACGTCAGCCGAGCGAGGTCTTCCAGCGCAAGGAACTGACCTTTGAAGATTCGCTGGCTATCCGCGAGATCCCTGGGGTCAAGGCCGTAGATCCGGCCCTCCGGATTTTCAAACCGGATTTCGGCGCCGGCACCTTCTCGGCGCGGTATGGAAACAACATCAGCAAGAATGCCATCCTGCAGGGAGATTACGCCGGTTCGCGTGAGGTCTGGGATATTCAGATGTACCAGGGGCGCTGGTTCTCCGACTACGAGGACGAACACAAGTCCCCGGTCGTGGTGCTGGGATACGACACGGCCGAAACCCTGTTTCCACGGCTCGATCCCATTGGAAAGGAGATCGACGTGGAGGGGGCCAAACTCATGGTGATCGGCGTGGCTGAAAAACGCAAGCAGGGGCTGGGCGGGGGCGCGAATCCGGAGGACAACATTCTCATGTTGCCGCTCGGGACTTTTCGCAAACTGCATCCGGAGTACAAGGATTTCCTCATTTCCGTGCGCGTGGACAACCAGGAGGCGATGCCGGAGGTGATTGACCGGATAGAAGAATTGCTGCGCCGTCGCCGCCGCGTGCCACCGAGCAAGCCCAACGATTTTGCCATCTTTACGCAGGACGCGTTCACCGATTTGTGGAACCAGATCTCCTCCGGCGTCTTCACGGTGATGGGGCTGATCGCGGGGATCTCATTGCTGGTGGGAGGCGTCGGCGTGATGAACATCATGCTGGTGAGTGTCACGGAACGGACCCGGGAAATCGGAGTGCGGAAAGCCATCGGAGCACGCAAACGCGATATTCTCTGGCAGTTCGTCCTGGAGGCGATGACACTGACCGCGGTTGGCGGTGTCATCGGAGTTCTGGTCGGCTCCGCCATCGCGCTCCTCTTAAGGATCTTCTTTCCAGCCCTGCCCGCCGAGGTCTCTCCCTTCTGGCTGCTGGCCGGCCTGATCACCTCGGTCACGGTGGGCTTGATTTTCGGAATCTATCCGGCCTGGAAGGCCGCCCGCCTGAATCCCATCGATGCCCTGAGGTACGAGTAG
- a CDS encoding ABC transporter permease encodes MNFLEAIRMSLDSLRASKMRSILTLVGIVIGVMTVIAVVSIINGLNTYVATKIFNLGADVFILSKSPNVILNIDDWTEAQKRKDIRLEDFEAVRAACEHCSLVGAATSRRGMVRYSEQFLRDVTISGWSAAMPDILDIDIASGRALTESDDEHKARFCVVGTDIVDNLFPTTDPLGKEVKIDDEPYLIVGVAKKLGSTLGQSRDNFVTIPVTSHLKQYGPRRSLRIFAKSYGESTLDAAQDEVRLIMRARRHVPYLKKDDFAIETNQTFLEIWGNISRAFFLVTVVIASISLIVGGVVIMNIMLVSVTERTREIGIRKAIGARRHDILLQFLIESSTLSLVGGLWGILVGVLIAKIVSWATPLPTTIELWSVVMGLVISTSIGLFFGIYPATRAARLDPIVALRYEL; translated from the coding sequence ATGAACTTTCTTGAAGCCATCCGGATGTCGCTGGATTCCTTGAGGGCCAGCAAGATGCGGTCGATCCTGACGCTGGTGGGAATCGTGATCGGCGTCATGACCGTGATTGCCGTGGTGTCGATCATCAACGGGCTCAACACCTATGTCGCCACCAAGATATTCAACCTGGGAGCGGATGTTTTCATTCTGAGCAAGTCGCCCAACGTGATTCTCAATATTGACGACTGGACGGAAGCGCAGAAGCGAAAGGACATCCGGTTGGAGGATTTCGAGGCGGTCCGCGCCGCGTGCGAGCACTGCTCGCTGGTCGGGGCCGCGACGAGCCGCCGCGGGATGGTGCGGTACAGCGAGCAGTTTTTGCGCGATGTGACCATCAGCGGCTGGTCCGCCGCCATGCCGGATATTCTGGACATTGACATCGCCTCCGGGCGGGCGCTCACGGAATCGGATGACGAACACAAGGCACGCTTCTGCGTTGTAGGGACCGATATTGTAGACAATCTTTTTCCCACCACGGACCCTTTGGGGAAGGAAGTCAAGATTGACGATGAGCCCTACCTCATCGTCGGGGTTGCAAAGAAACTGGGTTCGACGCTGGGGCAGTCGCGGGACAATTTCGTCACGATTCCGGTCACTTCGCATCTCAAGCAGTATGGCCCCCGGCGGTCCCTGCGTATTTTTGCGAAGTCTTACGGGGAATCCACCCTGGATGCAGCGCAGGACGAGGTGCGCCTCATCATGAGGGCTCGGCGGCACGTCCCCTATTTGAAGAAAGATGATTTCGCGATTGAGACGAACCAGACGTTCCTGGAAATCTGGGGCAATATCAGCCGGGCCTTTTTCCTGGTGACTGTCGTCATCGCCTCGATCTCCCTGATCGTGGGGGGCGTGGTGATCATGAACATCATGCTGGTCAGCGTCACGGAGCGGACACGCGAGATCGGCATCCGCAAGGCCATTGGCGCCCGCCGACATGACATCCTGCTCCAGTTCCTGATCGAATCCTCCACCTTGTCCCTGGTAGGCGGACTGTGGGGAATTTTGGTAGGCGTTCTGATCGCCAAAATCGTGTCCTGGGCGACCCCCCTGCCGACCACCATAGAGCTGTGGTCGGTGGTGATGGGGCTCGTGATTTCCACCAGCATCGGTTTGTTCTTTGGAATTTATCCGGCGACCCGGGCCGCCCGGCTGGACCCTATTGTGGCCCTGCGGTATGAACTGTAG
- a CDS encoding ABC transporter permease — protein MLKHEIKEVMLLSLDTIRSNKLRSFLTILGVVIGVMTVIGMASVIEGLNRSFAQQLSAMGSSTIFVSRFPTIQFGRLTQQQRMRKELSYDDAMAIKADCPSVSAVSPMAFPGFITSPARYGSEKANGVMVRGVVADFLYVFDSPLDQGRFITDTDVEHRTNVVVLGSEIVEKLFPSLDPLGKTIMWDGQEYLVVGTLQKLGSFLGQDRDNRMLIPFSTIRKYYPERKDTFIAVKPSSQEQMQTAIDQIIDAMRRQRRVRPDQENNFEVGTQDQIADLYNKVTGGAYMVMLVISSIGLLVGGIGVMNIMLVSVTERTREIGVRKAIGARRKDILWQFLLEAMVLTGVGGILGIVIGAGISWLVNKYSPLPSAVSAVWITLAFSVSVSVGLFFGLYPANKAAKLNPIDALRYE, from the coding sequence ATGCTAAAACATGAAATCAAAGAAGTGATGCTGCTCTCGCTGGACACGATCCGGTCCAACAAGCTGCGCTCGTTTCTAACCATCCTGGGCGTGGTGATCGGGGTAATGACGGTGATCGGGATGGCCAGCGTGATTGAAGGACTCAATCGCAGTTTCGCGCAACAGCTGTCCGCGATGGGCTCTTCGACCATCTTCGTTTCGCGTTTCCCCACCATCCAGTTCGGCCGTCTGACCCAGCAACAGCGCATGCGCAAGGAGTTGAGTTACGATGATGCCATGGCCATCAAGGCCGATTGCCCTTCCGTGTCGGCCGTGTCTCCGATGGCGTTCCCGGGCTTCATTACTTCGCCGGCCCGCTACGGAAGTGAGAAGGCGAATGGAGTGATGGTGCGGGGCGTCGTCGCCGATTTTCTCTATGTGTTCGACAGCCCGCTCGACCAGGGGCGATTCATTACGGACACGGATGTGGAACACCGCACCAATGTGGTCGTCCTGGGATCGGAGATTGTGGAGAAGCTGTTTCCCAGCCTGGACCCCCTCGGGAAGACCATTATGTGGGATGGTCAGGAATACCTGGTCGTCGGGACGCTTCAAAAACTCGGGAGCTTTCTGGGTCAGGATCGGGACAACCGGATGCTGATCCCGTTCTCCACCATTCGCAAGTACTATCCCGAGCGGAAGGACACGTTCATTGCCGTCAAGCCGTCCTCGCAGGAGCAGATGCAAACGGCGATCGACCAGATTATTGATGCCATGCGGCGACAGCGTCGCGTCCGCCCCGACCAGGAAAACAATTTCGAGGTGGGCACCCAGGACCAGATTGCCGACCTCTACAACAAGGTGACCGGGGGGGCTTACATGGTCATGCTCGTCATCTCCTCCATCGGACTGCTGGTGGGAGGGATCGGGGTGATGAACATCATGCTGGTCAGCGTCACTGAGCGGACCCGGGAGATTGGCGTCCGCAAGGCCATTGGCGCGCGCAGGAAAGACATTCTCTGGCAATTCCTCCTGGAGGCCATGGTCCTGACCGGCGTGGGGGGCATCCTGGGGATCGTGATCGGAGCCGGGATCAGCTGGTTGGTGAACAAGTATTCGCCGCTGCCTTCAGCGGTATCTGCGGTATGGATCACCCTGGCGTTCTCCGTTTCGGTCAGTGTTGGACTCTTCTTCGGACTCTATCCCGCGAACAAGGCTGCAAAGCTGAATCCCATCGATGCGCTCCGATATGAATGA
- a CDS encoding ABC transporter permease, translating to MNINLRESAIIALNALNAHKLRSILTLVGVIIGVTTVIAVVSIVQGLDSYVKNQVLQFGSDTFTVQKFPNFVTSFEEFLEYNKRRDLTLDDMKAIEERCNLCKAVAGIWDRSRTVKFGMQSIEDVDIRGVSVNAPFMGQVMELASGRHFTETDVDHVALRVIIGADLAEKLFYGRDPLGLEVKIDGIPFEIIGVAKKTGSFFGQSMDNFARIPITMYQRMYGSHESLFINVQAPSEAQLPQAMDEVRVIMRARQHTPYKKEDGFALETAASFIDLWQSFSQGIFAVTISIASIALIVGGVVIMNIMLVSVRERTREIGIRKAIGARRRDILLQFLIEAVTLAGSGGLLGALLGIAIALILSKVSPLPAVIRWWSILMGIGMASSVGLFFGIYPASRAAKLDPIVALRFE from the coding sequence ATGAACATCAATCTGAGAGAATCGGCGATCATCGCTTTGAATGCGCTCAACGCCCACAAATTGCGGTCCATTTTGACCTTGGTGGGTGTCATCATCGGAGTCACCACCGTCATTGCGGTCGTGTCGATCGTCCAGGGGCTCGACAGCTACGTCAAGAATCAGGTGTTGCAGTTCGGGTCGGATACATTCACCGTCCAAAAATTTCCGAACTTTGTGACTTCGTTTGAAGAGTTTCTGGAATACAACAAGCGACGCGACCTGACGCTGGACGACATGAAGGCGATCGAAGAGCGCTGCAACCTTTGCAAGGCGGTGGCGGGAATCTGGGATCGTTCAAGAACCGTCAAGTTTGGAATGCAATCGATCGAGGATGTCGATATCCGCGGGGTGTCGGTGAATGCCCCTTTTATGGGTCAGGTGATGGAGTTGGCCTCCGGCCGCCATTTCACGGAAACGGACGTTGACCATGTGGCTCTGCGGGTGATCATCGGAGCCGACCTGGCTGAGAAATTATTTTACGGGCGCGATCCGTTGGGCCTCGAGGTGAAGATCGACGGCATCCCGTTTGAGATCATCGGGGTGGCCAAGAAGACGGGATCCTTTTTTGGTCAATCCATGGATAACTTTGCGCGGATCCCGATCACCATGTACCAGCGGATGTACGGTTCCCATGAATCCCTGTTCATCAACGTCCAGGCCCCGAGCGAGGCGCAGCTTCCGCAAGCGATGGATGAAGTGCGGGTCATCATGAGGGCCCGCCAGCATACCCCTTACAAGAAAGAGGACGGTTTTGCCCTGGAGACCGCGGCCTCTTTCATTGATCTGTGGCAGAGTTTCTCGCAGGGCATCTTTGCCGTGACCATTTCCATTGCGTCGATCGCATTGATTGTGGGCGGCGTGGTGATCATGAACATCATGCTCGTCTCGGTGCGGGAGCGGACGCGAGAGATCGGCATCCGAAAGGCCATCGGCGCGCGGCGGCGGGACATTCTGCTGCAATTCCTGATCGAGGCGGTGACCCTGGCCGGTTCGGGGGGGCTGTTGGGGGCATTGCTGGGCATCGCCATTGCGCTCATCCTTTCCAAAGTCTCCCCGCTGCCGGCGGTGATCCGCTGGTGGTCGATCCTGATGGGAATCGGGATGGCCTCGAGTGTGGGGCTGTTTTTTGGCATTTATCCGGCCAGCCGGGCCGCCAAGCTGGACCCCATTGTCGCGCTTCGATTTGAATAG
- a CDS encoding ABC transporter ATP-binding protein, with the protein MIVTEDLWKTYEMGSEQIHALHGVTFKIDRNEYVAIMGPSGSGKSTLMNVIGCLDTPTKGKYFINNRLVSELSDDELAFIRNKEIGFVFQTFNLLARATALHNVELPLIYNGTPAAARLEQAKAALAKVDLADRMTHKPNELSGGQRQRVAIARALVNNPSIILADEPTGNLDTATGVDIMNLFERLWEQGNTIVLVTHEHDIAAHANRIIHIRDGRIEKDEKVR; encoded by the coding sequence CTGATCGTGACCGAGGATCTGTGGAAGACCTACGAGATGGGCTCCGAGCAGATCCATGCGCTGCACGGCGTGACCTTCAAGATCGACCGAAACGAATACGTGGCGATTATGGGACCCTCGGGATCCGGCAAGTCGACGCTCATGAATGTTATTGGCTGTCTGGACACTCCCACGAAGGGAAAGTACTTCATCAACAATCGGCTCGTCAGTGAGCTGAGCGACGATGAGTTGGCCTTCATCCGCAACAAGGAGATCGGGTTCGTCTTTCAAACCTTCAACCTTCTCGCTCGCGCTACGGCCCTGCATAATGTGGAACTGCCCTTGATCTACAACGGGACCCCTGCCGCCGCCCGCCTTGAACAGGCCAAGGCAGCGCTCGCCAAGGTGGATCTGGCCGACCGGATGACCCACAAGCCCAATGAACTGTCCGGGGGACAACGCCAGCGGGTCGCGATTGCGCGCGCCCTCGTCAATAATCCTTCCATTATCCTGGCCGATGAGCCGACCGGAAATCTCGACACCGCAACCGGCGTCGACATCATGAATCTCTTTGAGCGGCTGTGGGAACAGGGCAATACTATTGTCCTGGTGACCCACGAGCATGATATCGCCGCCCATGCGAACCGCATCATCCACATTCGGGATGGCCGGATCGAAAAAGATGAGAAGGTGCGGTGA
- a CDS encoding efflux RND transporter periplasmic adaptor subunit: MWKKISIGAGAAVLVTGIVIGSIKATDRGEIPVQMGKVARQDLTSVVTASGQIKPKNYVNVSSYLIGRIVKISVKEGDIVKEGDLLAQMESVQQSASVRGTQAALQSSMADFQSAQAGVQSGEANLKTAQAAQVKAQADYDRAKLDYDRGQGLLKDGLIAQQQFDLTKATFEGARAALDQARSGLSASRSQLAQAVAQKSSFENRISQVKASVLQSSDMLGKTTFRATLSGIVTDLPIHEGENVVPGIQNTPGSVLMTIADMSVITAEVRVDETDIVNVSFNQPVEVAVDALPNQTLKGHVTEIGNSALTKSGLSATATTGSQEAKDFKVVVMLDNPPSGLRPGLSCTARITTASKKNVLAVPIQAITIRDLNDIQEQEKRSKAKQKGGTVAQAATGVNPAPANPGLKKKNEVQGVFVVNKDNRAVFRQVDTGISGQTDIEITKGIEEGDRIVTGNYKTLRTIKTETPVKEEKKVVKKEETS; encoded by the coding sequence TTGTGGAAGAAAATATCGATCGGTGCGGGGGCGGCCGTTCTGGTGACAGGAATCGTAATCGGCAGCATCAAGGCGACCGACCGGGGGGAAATTCCTGTCCAGATGGGAAAGGTGGCGCGGCAGGATCTGACGTCGGTCGTCACGGCCTCGGGCCAGATCAAGCCGAAGAATTATGTCAACGTCAGCTCCTATCTCATCGGAAGGATCGTCAAAATCTCTGTCAAGGAAGGCGATATCGTCAAAGAGGGCGATCTTCTGGCGCAGATGGAGTCGGTGCAGCAGTCCGCCAGTGTGAGAGGGACGCAGGCTGCGCTGCAATCGTCGATGGCTGATTTTCAGAGCGCCCAGGCGGGGGTGCAATCCGGCGAGGCAAATCTGAAAACGGCCCAGGCCGCGCAGGTGAAGGCCCAGGCGGATTATGATCGTGCCAAGCTGGACTATGATCGCGGACAAGGATTGCTGAAAGATGGGTTGATCGCCCAACAGCAGTTCGATCTCACGAAAGCGACCTTCGAAGGCGCCCGCGCGGCCCTCGACCAGGCTCGCTCGGGCCTGTCGGCCAGCCGCTCGCAGTTGGCCCAGGCGGTGGCGCAAAAGAGCTCTTTTGAAAACCGCATTTCACAGGTGAAGGCCAGTGTCTTGCAGAGTTCGGATATGCTGGGCAAGACTACGTTTCGCGCCACCCTCTCGGGGATTGTGACCGACCTTCCCATCCACGAAGGTGAAAACGTCGTCCCGGGGATCCAAAATACCCCGGGGAGCGTGCTCATGACCATTGCGGACATGAGTGTTATCACCGCAGAGGTCCGTGTGGACGAGACCGATATCGTTAACGTCTCCTTCAATCAGCCGGTGGAGGTTGCGGTGGATGCCCTCCCCAATCAGACCCTCAAAGGCCACGTCACTGAAATTGGCAACAGCGCCCTGACAAAATCCGGATTAAGTGCAACCGCCACGACGGGCAGCCAGGAGGCCAAGGACTTCAAGGTGGTGGTCATGCTCGACAATCCTCCGTCCGGACTGCGGCCCGGTCTCTCCTGCACCGCCCGGATCACCACGGCGAGCAAGAAGAATGTCCTCGCGGTGCCGATCCAGGCGATTACCATTCGCGACTTGAATGACATTCAGGAGCAGGAGAAACGCAGCAAGGCGAAACAAAAAGGCGGCACGGTGGCCCAGGCCGCGACCGGTGTGAATCCGGCGCCGGCCAATCCGGGCCTCAAGAAGAAGAACGAAGTTCAGGGTGTTTTTGTCGTGAATAAGGACAACCGGGCAGTGTTCCGGCAGGTCGATACGGGGATCTCCGGGCAGACCGACATTGAGATTACCAAGGGGATCGAGGAAGGGGATCGTATCGTGACGGGAAATTATAAGACCCTGCGCACGATCAAGACGGAAACCCCGGTCAAGGAAGAAAAGAAGGTCGTGAAGAAGGAAGAGACCTCCTGA
- the hslV gene encoding ATP-dependent protease subunit HslV, with protein MRSTTVLCVRRNNHVALAGDGQVTLGETVIKHGAKKIRRLYNDRVIAGFAGSTADAFALFTRFETKLEQFNGNLSRAAVELAKDWRTDKSIRHLEALLIVADDKSTLLISGTGDVIEPDDGIAAIGSGGPYALAAARALFGHTSLSAREIVKEAMGIAGKICIFTNESISIEEI; from the coding sequence ATCCGATCGACCACGGTCCTTTGTGTACGCCGGAACAATCACGTGGCTTTGGCGGGGGATGGACAGGTTACTCTGGGCGAAACCGTCATCAAACACGGCGCGAAGAAGATCCGGCGCCTGTATAACGACCGGGTCATCGCCGGATTTGCCGGTTCGACCGCCGATGCGTTTGCCCTTTTTACCCGGTTTGAAACCAAACTAGAACAATTCAACGGTAACCTCAGCCGGGCGGCAGTGGAATTGGCCAAGGATTGGCGCACCGATAAGTCCATCCGCCACCTGGAAGCCCTGTTGATTGTCGCCGATGACAAAAGCACGCTGCTGATCAGCGGCACAGGCGATGTCATCGAACCGGACGACGGGATCGCCGCGATCGGATCGGGGGGACCGTACGCGCTGGCAGCCGCACGCGCCCTGTTCGGCCATACCTCCCTGTCCGCGCGCGAGATCGTGAAGGAAGCCATGGGGATCGCGGGTAAGATCTGCATTTTTACCAACGAATCCATCTCCATTGAAGAGATTTAG
- the hslU gene encoding ATP-dependent protease ATPase subunit HslU gives MTIFLPGEVSAERLPALDELTPREIVAELDKYVIGQHKAKRSVAIALRNRIRRQKLSPEMAEEVMPKNIIMIGPTGVGKTEIARRLARLSNSPFLKVEASKFTEVGYVGRDVDSMIRDLVEISIEMVREEKLDEVAEKAEQNAEERILDMLLPPMPSPPKSDPVQAEEISKAKEHFQLTRETLREKLRAGKLDDRIVDVDVRERSFPAFEIITNQGIEEMDINVKDMLPNIFGQKTKKRKMKVAEAWDYVVQEEEQKLIDMDQVTRLAVERVEQGGIIFLDEIDKIAGRESGHGPDVSREGVQRDILPIVEGTTVNTRYGMVRTDHILFIAAGAFHVSKPSDLIPELQGRFPIRVELESLTVDDFIRILTEPQNALVKQYTALLETEGIKMVFTEDAVRGVASFAALVNERTENIGARRLHTIMERLLDEISFEGPDLKKKDITIDQDYVQKQLAHIVKNEDLSRYIL, from the coding sequence ATGACCATTTTTCTCCCCGGTGAAGTGTCCGCCGAACGACTCCCCGCCCTCGATGAGCTCACGCCCCGTGAAATCGTGGCGGAACTCGACAAATACGTGATTGGCCAGCACAAAGCCAAACGCTCCGTGGCCATCGCGCTTCGGAACCGGATCCGGCGTCAGAAACTCTCTCCGGAGATGGCCGAAGAGGTCATGCCCAAAAACATCATCATGATCGGCCCCACTGGCGTGGGAAAGACCGAGATCGCCCGGCGGCTGGCCCGTCTTTCCAATTCTCCTTTCCTTAAGGTGGAGGCCTCCAAATTTACGGAGGTCGGCTACGTGGGACGCGACGTGGATTCGATGATCCGAGACCTCGTGGAGATCTCCATCGAGATGGTACGGGAGGAGAAACTGGATGAGGTCGCTGAAAAGGCCGAACAGAACGCCGAGGAACGCATTCTGGATATGCTGTTGCCCCCCATGCCTTCTCCTCCCAAGTCCGATCCGGTGCAGGCTGAAGAAATCAGCAAGGCCAAGGAACATTTTCAACTGACCCGCGAAACCCTCCGCGAGAAATTGCGGGCGGGAAAACTGGATGACCGGATCGTGGATGTCGATGTGCGCGAACGCAGCTTCCCGGCCTTCGAGATCATCACCAACCAGGGCATCGAAGAGATGGACATCAATGTCAAAGACATGCTGCCCAACATCTTCGGCCAAAAGACGAAGAAGCGGAAGATGAAGGTCGCCGAAGCCTGGGACTACGTGGTCCAGGAGGAAGAACAGAAACTCATCGATATGGACCAGGTGACGCGCCTGGCGGTGGAGCGGGTGGAACAGGGCGGGATCATCTTTCTCGATGAGATTGACAAGATTGCCGGCCGGGAAAGCGGGCACGGTCCCGATGTCTCCCGGGAGGGGGTGCAACGCGACATCCTTCCGATTGTTGAAGGCACGACGGTCAACACGCGCTACGGGATGGTCCGGACCGATCACATCCTCTTCATCGCGGCCGGCGCCTTTCATGTCTCCAAGCCCTCCGACTTGATTCCGGAACTGCAGGGAAGGTTTCCGATTCGCGTGGAGCTCGAGTCGCTGACCGTCGACGATTTCATCCGGATCCTGACGGAGCCCCAAAATGCACTGGTCAAGCAGTACACGGCGCTGCTGGAGACGGAGGGGATCAAGATGGTGTTCACCGAGGATGCCGTCCGGGGAGTCGCCTCTTTTGCGGCCCTCGTCAACGAGCGCACCGAGAACATCGGCGCCCGACGGTTGCACACCATTATGGAACGCCTGCTGGACGAGATTTCGTTCGAGGGCCCGGATCTCAAAAAGAAAGATATCACCATCGATCAGGATTACGTTCAAAAACAACTCGCTCATATCGTCAAGAACGAGGATTTGAGCCGCTACATTCTCTAA
- a CDS encoding fibronectin type III domain-containing protein, with product MNPKIDLLCQRRDPHRRAGAVLQAMLFIATAIWSAGCGKVGPPLPPEILIPRPVVDLTSRQIGPDVRLTWTLPAFNLNGTKATTLLRIDVYRQIVPASSPTPGAEEISKQFRGSKIMSIDMVNRDAFMEQGKMVFTDQFPGLDPETLASSQLWYAVKVMNKKKQDAGFSTLAVRQWLPVPPAVAHIDFKAEETQIILTWEAPPSTASSGGSIVGYSVYRGEQSGVVPSAPLNEEPILNPRYEDRNFQFGKTYYYTVRSVVRDRKFTAESRSSPESAFKPVDVFPPKTPTGLIVVFADGKMNLLWDASLEPDFAGYNVFRSDDGVTFTKINDSLLKSPTFRDERVEAGKKYLYRVSAVDQTGNESPPSPTVTQNAGGG from the coding sequence GTGAATCCCAAAATTGATCTTCTGTGTCAACGACGCGACCCTCACCGGCGCGCCGGCGCGGTCCTGCAAGCCATGCTGTTCATCGCTACCGCGATCTGGAGTGCCGGCTGTGGTAAGGTGGGACCCCCTCTCCCTCCCGAGATTCTGATCCCCCGGCCCGTCGTCGATCTGACTTCCCGGCAGATCGGGCCCGACGTCAGGCTCACATGGACGCTGCCCGCATTCAATCTCAACGGAACCAAGGCCACCACCCTCCTACGGATCGATGTCTATCGGCAGATCGTGCCCGCCTCGAGTCCAACCCCGGGGGCTGAGGAGATTTCCAAACAGTTTCGAGGCTCCAAAATCATGTCCATCGACATGGTCAATCGGGACGCCTTTATGGAACAGGGAAAGATGGTTTTCACTGACCAATTCCCGGGACTCGATCCCGAAACCCTGGCGTCCAGTCAACTGTGGTACGCCGTCAAGGTCATGAACAAGAAAAAACAAGACGCCGGGTTCTCCACCCTCGCCGTGAGGCAGTGGCTTCCTGTACCCCCAGCGGTCGCTCATATCGATTTCAAGGCCGAGGAAACTCAAATTATTCTGACCTGGGAGGCTCCCCCCTCGACGGCGTCTTCCGGCGGGTCGATCGTGGGTTACAGTGTCTATCGAGGGGAGCAAAGCGGCGTGGTCCCGTCCGCGCCCCTCAACGAAGAGCCGATCCTCAATCCCCGCTATGAAGACCGCAATTTCCAGTTCGGCAAGACCTATTACTACACCGTGCGGTCGGTGGTCCGGGACAGGAAGTTCACGGCAGAGAGCCGCAGCTCTCCCGAGTCCGCCTTCAAGCCTGTGGATGTATTTCCGCCCAAGACTCCGACGGGCTTGATTGTCGTCTTTGCCGATGGCAAAATGAATCTTCTCTGGGATGCGAGCCTTGAGCCGGATTTTGCCGGGTACAACGTGTTTCGCAGTGATGATGGGGTGACCTTTACAAAGATCAATGATTCCCTGCTAAAGTCTCCCACCTTCCGCGATGAGAGGGTTGAGGCGGGGAAGAAGTACCTTTACCGGGTCAGCGCCGTGGACCAGACCGGGAATGAGAGCCCCCCCTCGCCGACTGTAACTCAGAATGCGGGGGGTGGTTAG